One genomic region from Pseudoduganella dura encodes:
- a CDS encoding POT-type proton-dependent oligopeptide transporter, whose amino-acid sequence MANATHEAGYGPLPRQIPYIIANEGAERFSFYGMRNILTPFLISTLLLFVPLEDRTGEAKHVFHTFVIGVYFFPLLGGFLADRFFGKYNTIFWLSLVYVAGHACLAVFEDNLTGFYFGLFLIALGAGGIKPLVAAFVGDQFDHTNKKRAKVVYDAFYWIINFGSFFASLLMPLFLKNYGPAVAFGIPGLLMALATLIFWLGNRKYVHVPPAPPSPDSFTRVARTALLAKKPGHGRPGLAVAAIGAAGAVAALLMSFSWGFVIAACTALVLLLAFGGIGTALQLERARGHHPDEAVEGVRAVLRILIVFALVTPFWSLFDQKASTWIVQANAMTSPVLSLFGWQFQVLPAQMQAVNPALVMLLIPFNNLVIYPLLRKAGVEPTALRRMTAGIAFSAASWLVIGWIQVSMDAGTPMSILWQLLPYALLTMAEVLVSATGLEFAYSQAPPSMKGSIMSFWTLAVTVGNLWVLIVNASVKNDAVLAHIGDTGLSVIAFQMFFFAGFALLTAVLFGWYARSYRMVDNYRAEPNIA is encoded by the coding sequence ATGGCAAACGCCACCCACGAAGCGGGCTACGGTCCGCTGCCGCGCCAGATACCGTACATCATCGCCAACGAAGGGGCCGAACGCTTTTCCTTCTATGGCATGCGCAACATCCTGACGCCGTTCCTGATCAGTACCCTGCTGCTGTTCGTGCCCCTGGAAGACCGCACGGGCGAAGCCAAGCACGTGTTCCATACCTTCGTCATCGGGGTGTATTTCTTCCCGCTGCTGGGCGGCTTCCTGGCCGACCGCTTCTTCGGCAAATACAACACGATCTTCTGGCTCAGCCTCGTCTATGTGGCCGGCCACGCCTGCCTGGCCGTCTTCGAGGACAATCTCACGGGCTTTTATTTCGGCCTGTTTCTGATCGCGCTGGGCGCCGGCGGCATCAAGCCGCTGGTGGCCGCATTCGTCGGCGACCAGTTCGACCACACCAACAAGAAGCGCGCGAAAGTCGTCTACGACGCGTTCTACTGGATCATCAACTTCGGTTCGTTCTTCGCATCGCTGCTGATGCCGCTGTTCCTGAAGAACTACGGCCCGGCCGTCGCCTTCGGCATACCCGGCCTGCTGATGGCGCTGGCCACCCTCATTTTTTGGCTGGGAAACAGGAAATACGTGCACGTGCCGCCGGCGCCGCCGAGCCCCGATTCGTTCACGCGCGTGGCGCGCACCGCGCTGCTGGCGAAAAAGCCCGGCCATGGCAGGCCGGGCCTCGCGGTGGCCGCCATCGGTGCGGCCGGCGCCGTGGCGGCGCTGCTGATGTCGTTCTCGTGGGGCTTCGTGATCGCCGCCTGCACGGCGCTGGTGCTGCTGCTGGCGTTCGGCGGCATCGGCACCGCGCTGCAGCTGGAGCGGGCACGCGGCCATCATCCGGACGAAGCGGTGGAAGGCGTTCGCGCCGTGCTGCGCATCCTCATCGTGTTCGCCCTCGTCACGCCGTTCTGGTCGCTGTTCGACCAGAAGGCCTCCACCTGGATCGTGCAGGCCAACGCGATGACCAGCCCGGTATTGAGCCTGTTCGGCTGGCAGTTCCAGGTATTGCCGGCGCAGATGCAGGCGGTGAACCCGGCGCTGGTGATGCTGCTGATCCCGTTCAACAACCTGGTGATCTACCCCTTGCTGCGCAAGGCCGGCGTGGAGCCGACGGCGCTGCGGCGGATGACGGCGGGCATCGCCTTTTCCGCCGCGTCGTGGCTGGTGATCGGCTGGATCCAGGTGTCGATGGATGCGGGCACGCCGATGTCGATCCTGTGGCAGCTGCTGCCGTACGCATTGCTGACGATGGCCGAAGTGCTGGTTTCCGCTACCGGCCTGGAATTCGCCTACAGCCAGGCGCCGCCGTCGATGAAGGGTTCGATCATGAGCTTCTGGACGCTGGCCGTCACGGTCGGCAACCTGTGGGTGCTGATCGTGAACGCCAGCGTGAAGAACGACGCGGTGCTGGCCCACATCGGCGACACCGGCCTGTCGGTGATCGCGTTCCAGATGTTCTTCTTTGCCGGCTTCGCGCTGCTGACGGCGGTGCTGTTCGGCTGGTATGCCCGCAGCTACAGGATGGTCGACAACTACCGGGCCGAGCCGAACATTGCCTGA
- a CDS encoding MFS transporter: MTTSLNPARERLVLWLLALTQFTVIMDFMVMMPLSPQLMQAFSISPAQFSGAVSAYAWCAGLSGLLAATYIDRFDRKRMLLTVFLLFNLSNLACAMAPNFHVLVLSRAFAGLTGGVLGAIGMAIIGDLVAPQRRGYATGIVMTSFSMAAILGVPLGVGLAARFGWQSPFYLLVVFSMAIWLAAAFVLPPLTAHMGRKVPLARALPELVALFRVPDHLRAFLLTFVTMLNGMLVIPFISPVLVGNLGVQPGDIMWIYMAGGIAAFFSSRYVGTWSDRAGRQKVFRVFVLFSVVPILVITHLPRLPLMALVCMFPFFMVAMNGRNVPLQALMTTVSDPQRRGAFLSANAAVQQIGTGLGALLGGLWLRTDAAGHISGYGLNGWLAAGLSLFTFWWVGRVGTAPVPAVRSPA; the protein is encoded by the coding sequence ATGACCACTTCCCTCAACCCTGCGCGCGAGCGGCTCGTATTGTGGCTGCTGGCGCTCACCCAGTTCACCGTCATCATGGATTTCATGGTGATGATGCCGCTGTCGCCGCAGCTGATGCAGGCGTTCTCGATCAGTCCCGCCCAGTTTTCCGGTGCCGTGTCGGCGTATGCCTGGTGCGCCGGGCTGTCCGGCCTGCTGGCCGCCACCTACATCGACCGCTTCGACCGCAAGCGCATGCTGCTGACGGTGTTCCTGCTGTTTAACCTGTCGAACCTGGCCTGCGCGATGGCGCCGAATTTCCACGTGCTGGTCCTGTCGCGGGCGTTTGCCGGGCTGACCGGCGGCGTGCTGGGCGCGATCGGCATGGCGATCATCGGTGACCTCGTCGCGCCGCAGCGGCGCGGCTACGCGACCGGCATCGTGATGACATCGTTCTCGATGGCCGCCATCCTCGGCGTGCCGCTGGGCGTCGGCCTGGCGGCGCGCTTCGGCTGGCAGTCGCCGTTCTACCTGCTGGTGGTGTTCTCGATGGCGATCTGGCTTGCCGCCGCGTTCGTGCTGCCGCCGCTGACCGCGCACATGGGCCGCAAGGTACCGCTGGCCCGCGCGCTGCCCGAGCTGGTGGCGCTGTTCCGGGTGCCGGACCATTTGCGCGCCTTCCTGCTGACCTTCGTGACGATGCTGAACGGCATGCTGGTCATTCCCTTCATTTCGCCGGTACTGGTGGGTAACCTCGGCGTTCAGCCGGGCGACATCATGTGGATCTACATGGCCGGCGGCATCGCGGCGTTCTTCAGCTCGCGTTATGTCGGCACCTGGTCGGACCGCGCCGGCAGGCAGAAGGTGTTCCGCGTGTTCGTGCTGTTCTCGGTGGTGCCGATCCTGGTGATCACGCACCTGCCAAGGCTGCCGTTGATGGCGCTGGTGTGCATGTTCCCGTTCTTCATGGTGGCGATGAACGGCCGCAACGTGCCGCTGCAGGCGCTGATGACGACCGTGTCCGATCCGCAGCGCCGCGGCGCCTTCCTCAGCGCGAACGCGGCCGTGCAGCAGATCGGCACGGGCCTGGGCGCGCTGCTGGGCGGCCTGTGGCTGCGCACCGATGCCGCCGGCCACATTTCCGGTTACGGCCTGAACGGCTGGCTGGCGGCGGGGCTGTCGCTGTTCACGTTCTGGTGGGTGGGGCGGGTGGGCACGGCCCCGGTGCCGGCAGTCAGGAGTCCTGCCTGA
- a CDS encoding glucokinase, which produces MRQVEVEHKLGRAAFADGPRLLADIGATHARFALQTAPGEYQAVRVLQCDDYPGIVPLLRTYLADHPGINLNHGALALANPVHGDYIRMTNRDWQFSTDEVRRELGLHTLLVVNDFTALAMAIPGLKPTDLMQVGGGAPAANSVIGVLGPGTGLGCSGVIPTVDGFVTLGSEGGHNNFAPADEREYAILQYAWQTWSHVSNERLISGPGMEIIYRAIARRNGRQVRDLTSQQIISGALKDRDALCIEVLECFSAMLGGAAANLAVTLGSFGGIFIGGGIVPRMGEWFRDSPFRARFEAKGRFSSYLAEIPTYVITTPNPAFYGVATILSEHLRGRSGANTLMERVQTLLRELTPAEQRVAQLVLEQPRLVLNEPIADIARMAEVSQPTVIRFCRSLGFTGLADFKLKFASSLTGAIPVRHSQVRNSDSTHDLSAKVVDNTVSAILKFRDQLDVRALDRAIALVAKAKKVEFYAMGNSRVVGLDGQHKFFRFRIPTASYGDSHLLSLAAELLQPGDVVIAISNSGRLPELLAAVDTARACGADVIAITTSQSPLAKKASVCLAVDHSEDSTTFLSMISRILQLLLIDILTVGISLDEQNKALVLEGKGTAGGGSRLLISHLDS; this is translated from the coding sequence ATGAGACAAGTGGAAGTGGAACATAAACTGGGGCGTGCCGCGTTTGCCGATGGCCCGCGGCTGCTGGCCGACATCGGCGCGACGCACGCGCGCTTCGCGCTGCAGACGGCGCCCGGCGAATACCAGGCGGTGCGGGTACTGCAATGCGACGACTATCCCGGCATCGTTCCGCTGCTGCGCACCTATCTCGCCGACCATCCCGGCATCAACCTGAATCACGGCGCGCTGGCGCTGGCGAACCCGGTGCATGGCGACTACATCCGCATGACGAACCGCGACTGGCAGTTCTCCACGGATGAAGTGCGCCGCGAACTGGGCTTGCACACGCTGCTGGTGGTGAACGATTTCACGGCGCTGGCGATGGCGATCCCCGGCCTGAAGCCCACCGACCTGATGCAGGTGGGCGGCGGCGCCCCGGCGGCGAACTCCGTCATCGGCGTGCTCGGTCCGGGAACGGGCCTGGGCTGCTCGGGCGTGATTCCCACCGTCGACGGCTTCGTCACGCTCGGTTCCGAAGGGGGCCACAACAATTTCGCGCCGGCCGACGAGCGCGAATACGCGATCCTGCAATACGCGTGGCAGACCTGGTCGCACGTGTCGAACGAGCGTCTCATTTCCGGCCCCGGCATGGAAATCATCTACCGCGCCATCGCGCGGCGCAACGGCCGGCAGGTGCGTGACCTCACGTCGCAGCAGATCATCTCCGGCGCATTGAAGGACCGGGATGCGCTGTGCATCGAAGTGCTCGAATGCTTCAGCGCGATGCTGGGCGGCGCGGCCGCCAACCTGGCCGTCACGCTCGGTTCGTTCGGCGGCATCTTCATCGGCGGCGGCATCGTGCCGCGGATGGGCGAGTGGTTCCGCGATTCGCCGTTCCGCGCCCGCTTCGAAGCCAAGGGCCGCTTCTCGTCGTACCTGGCCGAGATTCCCACCTACGTGATCACCACGCCGAACCCGGCGTTCTATGGCGTGGCCACGATCCTTTCGGAACACCTGCGCGGCCGCAGCGGCGCGAACACGCTGATGGAGCGCGTGCAGACGCTGCTGCGCGAGCTGACGCCGGCCGAGCAGCGCGTGGCGCAGCTGGTGCTGGAACAGCCGCGCCTCGTGCTGAACGAGCCGATCGCCGATATCGCGCGGATGGCCGAGGTCTCGCAGCCGACCGTGATCCGTTTCTGCCGTTCGCTGGGCTTCACGGGGCTGGCCGACTTCAAGCTGAAATTCGCCAGCAGCCTGACGGGCGCGATCCCCGTGCGCCACAGCCAGGTGCGCAACAGCGACAGCACGCACGACCTGTCGGCGAAGGTGGTCGACAACACGGTATCGGCGATCCTGAAATTCCGCGACCAGCTCGACGTGCGCGCGCTGGACCGCGCCATCGCGCTGGTGGCCAAGGCCAAGAAGGTGGAGTTCTACGCGATGGGCAATTCGCGCGTGGTGGGGCTGGACGGGCAGCACAAGTTCTTCCGCTTCCGCATCCCCACCGCATCGTACGGCGACTCGCACCTGCTGTCGCTGGCGGCCGAGCTGCTGCAGCCGGGCGACGTGGTCATCGCCATTTCCAATTCGGGCCGCCTGCCGGAACTGCTGGCCGCTGTGGACACGGCGCGCGCCTGCGGAGCCGATGTCATCGCGATCACCACCAGCCAGTCGCCGCTGGCCAAGAAGGCCAGCGTGTGCCTGGCGGTGGACCACAGCGAGGACAGCACCACGTTCCTGTCGATGATCTCGCGCATCCTGCAACTGCTGCTGATCGACATCCTGACGGTGGGCATCTCGCTGGACGAGCAGAACAAGGCGCTCGTACTGGAAGGGAAGGGCACGGCGGGCGGCGGTTCGCGGCTGCTGATTTCCCATCTCGACAGCTGA
- a CDS encoding PadR family transcriptional regulator, producing MFHKFPHHGPRMHEHHHHRGGHGGPHGGGPGGGRAARMFDAGAMRYVVLQLIAEKPRHGYEIIKELEGRIGGGYAPSPGAIYPLMAMLYDMGHVSISTEGNKKLHAITPEGQAFLDENRQMVDALMAKLSEPGSATRDSLRSVMHELKAIVIEKGRDPAAPPARAEQIAAVLRRAAEEIRQLA from the coding sequence ATGTTCCACAAGTTTCCACACCATGGTCCCCGCATGCACGAACATCATCATCACCGCGGCGGTCACGGCGGCCCGCATGGCGGCGGACCGGGCGGCGGCCGTGCGGCGCGCATGTTCGATGCGGGCGCGATGCGCTATGTCGTGCTGCAGCTGATCGCGGAAAAGCCGCGCCACGGCTATGAAATCATCAAGGAGCTCGAAGGCCGGATCGGCGGCGGTTATGCGCCGAGTCCCGGGGCGATCTACCCGCTGATGGCGATGTTGTACGACATGGGCCACGTGTCGATCAGCACCGAAGGTAACAAGAAGCTGCATGCGATCACGCCGGAAGGGCAGGCGTTCCTGGACGAGAACCGCCAGATGGTCGATGCGCTGATGGCGAAGCTGTCCGAGCCCGGTTCCGCCACGCGCGACAGCCTGCGCTCGGTGATGCACGAGCTGAAAGCCATCGTGATCGAAAAGGGCCGCGACCCGGCCGCGCCGCCGGCGCGCGCCGAGCAGATCGCGGCGGTCCTGCGCCGCGCCGCCGAAGAGATCCGCCAGCTGGCGTAA
- a CDS encoding methyl-accepting chemotaxis protein, whose amino-acid sequence MNFKNMKVGTRLALGYALVLVLLMVIVGTGLLKMRGMQERISKITDVNNVQIAQLNTMRDSVTDRMIALRNLALLSDENAMRPEAERIRKQESIYADKLAMFGKTLAHPATDPREKALAAKLSEHEKLSMPLMAEAEKLGLANKAEEATDALMNKVRPAQRAWLSALDELIVLEGQLNTGEAEEAKAAYHSAITLMLTLAAVALAGGIAAAIFITRTLLKQLGGEPNEAAAIAARIADGDLTVDVPVKAGDTASMMFAMRSMRDKLAAIVTEVRTGTDTIATAAAEVSAGNQDLSSRTEEQASSLEETASSMEELTSTVRQNADNAQQASAMAASASTVAAQGGAVVAQVVDTMGAIDASAKKIVDIISVIDGIAFQTNILALNAAVEAARAGEQGRGFAVVAGEVRNLAHRSATAAKEIKALIDDSVTKVGTGTQLVNQAGATMNEVVGSVQRVTDIMGEISAASREQSSGIDQVNLAITQMDEVTQQNAALVEQASAASEAMQEQARRLAELVGTFTLAQGAAPAAAIARPAARPAVKPAVKPAVKPAARAALPAASRPAATPAPARKAPVTVGSESDWEEF is encoded by the coding sequence ATGAACTTCAAGAATATGAAAGTCGGTACCCGGCTGGCGCTGGGCTATGCATTGGTCCTGGTCCTGCTGATGGTCATCGTCGGCACCGGCCTGCTGAAGATGCGCGGCATGCAGGAACGCATCAGCAAGATCACCGATGTCAACAACGTGCAGATCGCCCAGCTGAACACGATGCGCGACAGCGTTACTGACCGCATGATCGCCCTGCGTAACCTGGCGCTGCTGAGCGACGAAAACGCCATGCGCCCGGAAGCGGAGCGCATTCGCAAGCAGGAAAGCATCTACGCGGACAAGCTGGCCATGTTCGGCAAGACCCTGGCGCACCCGGCGACGGATCCGAGGGAAAAAGCGCTGGCGGCGAAGCTCTCGGAACACGAGAAGCTCTCCATGCCGCTGATGGCGGAAGCGGAAAAGCTGGGGCTGGCCAACAAGGCCGAGGAAGCAACCGACGCATTGATGAACAAGGTACGGCCTGCGCAACGGGCATGGCTCAGTGCGTTGGACGAGCTCATCGTCCTGGAAGGACAACTGAACACCGGGGAAGCCGAAGAGGCCAAGGCGGCGTATCACAGCGCCATCACGCTGATGCTGACTCTGGCTGCCGTGGCGCTGGCTGGCGGCATTGCCGCCGCGATCTTCATCACGCGCACGCTGCTGAAACAGCTGGGGGGCGAGCCGAACGAAGCGGCGGCGATCGCCGCCCGCATCGCCGACGGCGACCTGACAGTGGACGTGCCCGTGAAGGCCGGCGATACCGCCAGCATGATGTTCGCGATGCGCAGCATGCGCGACAAGCTGGCCGCCATCGTGACCGAAGTGCGCACCGGCACCGACACGATCGCCACCGCCGCGGCCGAAGTTTCGGCGGGCAACCAGGACCTGTCGTCGCGCACCGAGGAGCAGGCCAGCTCGCTGGAAGAAACCGCGTCGTCGATGGAAGAACTGACGTCGACCGTGCGCCAGAATGCCGACAATGCGCAGCAGGCCAGCGCGATGGCCGCCTCCGCTTCCACCGTCGCCGCCCAGGGTGGTGCCGTGGTGGCGCAGGTGGTGGACACGATGGGCGCGATCGATGCCTCCGCGAAGAAGATCGTGGACATCATCTCCGTCATCGACGGCATTGCATTCCAGACCAACATCCTGGCGTTGAACGCGGCAGTCGAAGCGGCCCGCGCCGGCGAACAGGGCCGCGGCTTCGCCGTGGTGGCCGGCGAGGTGCGCAACCTGGCGCACCGCTCCGCCACGGCCGCCAAGGAAATCAAGGCGCTGATCGACGATTCCGTGACCAAGGTCGGCACCGGCACGCAGCTGGTGAACCAGGCCGGCGCCACGATGAACGAGGTGGTCGGCAGCGTGCAGCGCGTGACGGACATCATGGGCGAAATCTCCGCCGCCAGCCGCGAGCAGAGCAGCGGCATCGACCAGGTCAACCTCGCCATCACGCAGATGGATGAAGTGACGCAGCAGAACGCCGCGCTGGTGGAGCAGGCCAGTGCCGCGTCCGAAGCGATGCAGGAGCAGGCCCGCAGGCTGGCCGAACTGGTCGGCACGTTCACGCTGGCGCAAGGCGCGGCACCGGCCGCGGCGATCGCCCGTCCTGCCGCAAGGCCCGCGGTGAAACCTGCCGTGAAGCCGGCCGTGAAGCCGGCCGCCCGCGCCGCGCTGCCGGCTGCGTCCCGGCCCGCGGCCACGCCGGCGCCGGCCCGCAAGGCGCCCGTCACCGTCGGCAGCGAGTCGGACTGGGAAGAATTCTGA
- a CDS encoding alpha-glucosidase family protein: protein MSQPTFKSTSPTWWQEAIIYQVYPRSYLDTNGDGVGDLNGITDRLDYIAKLGVDIVWISPFFKSPMKDFGYDIADYCDVDPLFGTLADFDRLIARAHSLGVRIMIDQVMSHCAEQHPWFVESRSSRDNPKADWFVWSDPLPDGNPPNNWLSVFGGSAWQWDARRKQYYMHNFLTSQPDLNFHNPEVQGAMLDSLRFWLQRGVDGVRLDAVTFHFHDRELRSNPPATVRDTATVTDVNPYGMQAHVYDKCRPENVPFLQRVRRVLDEFGAVSIGEVGADDALAFMAEYTAGGDKLHMAYSFNLLTEDHSARHIRTQVEDFKRRVKDGWASWSVGNHDVPRVATRWGAGKDPAAFGKLALAMQLSLKGTPCLYQGDELAFTEADVPYELIQDPYGITFWPEFKGRDGCRTPIAWTDGDQGGFTSGKPWLPVAPEHIAVAASVQEADTQSPLNFARRLIAWRRTMPQLTRGDIEFLDAPEPVLAFRRTLAGERSVLCVFNLGADGVTFTLPQARGAQKLEQPGLPGEIADGVVTLPASGGWFGYEA, encoded by the coding sequence ATGAGCCAGCCTACGTTCAAGTCCACGTCGCCGACCTGGTGGCAGGAAGCCATCATCTACCAGGTGTACCCGCGCAGCTACCTCGACACGAACGGCGACGGCGTGGGCGACCTGAACGGCATCACCGACCGCCTCGACTACATCGCGAAACTGGGCGTGGATATCGTCTGGATCTCCCCGTTCTTCAAGTCGCCGATGAAGGATTTCGGCTACGACATCGCCGACTATTGCGATGTCGATCCGCTGTTCGGCACGCTGGCGGACTTCGACCGGCTGATCGCCAGGGCGCATTCGCTCGGCGTCAGGATCATGATCGACCAGGTGATGAGCCACTGCGCTGAACAGCACCCGTGGTTCGTGGAAAGCCGCAGCAGCCGCGACAATCCGAAGGCCGACTGGTTCGTGTGGTCCGACCCGCTGCCGGACGGTAATCCGCCAAACAACTGGCTGTCCGTGTTCGGCGGCTCGGCGTGGCAATGGGATGCGCGGCGCAAGCAGTACTACATGCACAATTTCCTCACCAGCCAGCCGGACCTGAACTTCCACAATCCGGAGGTGCAGGGGGCGATGCTGGACAGCCTGCGCTTCTGGCTGCAGCGCGGCGTGGATGGCGTGCGGCTCGATGCCGTGACGTTCCACTTCCATGACAGGGAACTGCGCAGCAATCCGCCCGCCACGGTGCGCGACACGGCCACCGTCACGGATGTGAATCCCTACGGCATGCAGGCGCACGTGTACGACAAGTGCCGCCCCGAGAACGTGCCGTTCCTGCAGCGCGTGCGCCGGGTGCTGGACGAGTTCGGCGCCGTGTCGATCGGCGAAGTGGGCGCGGACGACGCGCTGGCGTTCATGGCCGAATACACGGCAGGCGGCGACAAGCTGCACATGGCCTACAGCTTCAACCTGCTGACGGAAGACCACTCGGCGCGCCACATCCGCACGCAGGTGGAGGACTTCAAGCGGCGCGTCAAGGATGGCTGGGCTTCCTGGTCGGTGGGCAACCACGACGTGCCGCGCGTCGCCACCCGCTGGGGTGCCGGGAAGGACCCGGCAGCTTTCGGCAAGCTGGCGCTGGCGATGCAATTGTCGCTGAAGGGCACGCCGTGCCTGTACCAGGGCGACGAGCTGGCCTTCACGGAGGCGGACGTGCCGTATGAACTGATCCAGGACCCGTACGGCATCACGTTCTGGCCCGAGTTCAAGGGCCGCGACGGCTGCCGCACGCCGATCGCCTGGACCGATGGCGACCAGGGCGGCTTCACGAGCGGCAAGCCTTGGCTGCCGGTCGCGCCCGAGCACATCGCGGTGGCCGCTTCGGTGCAGGAAGCGGATACGCAGTCGCCGTTGAACTTCGCGCGCCGGCTGATCGCATGGCGCCGCACGATGCCGCAGCTCACGCGCGGCGACATCGAGTTCCTCGACGCGCCGGAACCGGTGCTGGCGTTCCGGCGCACGCTTGCCGGCGAGCGTTCCGTCCTGTGCGTGTTCAACCTGGGCGCGGACGGCGTGACGTTCACGCTGCCGCAGGCACGGGGCGCGCAGAAGCTCGAACAGCCAGGGCTGCCGGGCGAGATCGCCGATGGTGTCGTGACGCTGCCGGCGTCCGGCGGCTGGTTCGGCTACGAAGCGTGA
- a CDS encoding glutathione S-transferase family protein — MYTLFYAPGAASLAVHAALHEVDAPHDLVKVDLQVQRTEDYLRLNPQGTVPTLVIDGLAHRESAALLLLLAERHPQADLAPPPGAPGRAEWLQWSVALATSLGGPYRLWFYPQDLGLPEHSEQTRAPVQRILEAAFERIESHLVAHGPYLLGERFSTADYQLCMYMRWSRAMPKPATEWPALDRLARLVVARPAWRNAVAMEGLRGWHLDGLS, encoded by the coding sequence ATGTATACCCTGTTCTACGCTCCCGGAGCGGCCAGCCTGGCCGTCCATGCAGCCCTGCATGAAGTCGATGCGCCGCACGACCTGGTCAAGGTCGACCTGCAGGTGCAGCGCACCGAGGATTACCTGCGCCTGAACCCGCAAGGCACGGTGCCCACGCTGGTCATCGACGGCCTGGCGCACCGCGAGTCCGCCGCCCTGCTGTTGCTGCTGGCCGAACGCCACCCGCAGGCGGACCTGGCGCCGCCGCCGGGTGCGCCGGGCCGCGCCGAATGGCTGCAGTGGAGCGTGGCGCTGGCCACCTCGCTGGGCGGGCCGTACCGGCTATGGTTCTACCCGCAGGACCTGGGCCTGCCGGAACACAGCGAGCAGACCCGCGCACCGGTGCAGCGCATTCTCGAGGCGGCGTTCGAACGCATCGAATCGCACCTGGTGGCGCACGGCCCCTACCTGCTGGGCGAACGCTTCAGCACGGCGGACTACCAGCTGTGCATGTACATGCGCTGGTCGCGCGCCATGCCGAAGCCGGCCACGGAATGGCCGGCGCTGGACCGGCTGGCGCGGCTGGTCGTCGCCCGCCCCGCATGGCGGAACGCGGTCGCGATGGAAGGATTGCGTGGCTGGCATCTCGATGGTTTATCATGA